The following are from one region of the bacterium genome:
- a CDS encoding isoprenylcysteine carboxylmethyltransferase family protein — protein sequence MWLALTYIAAVVVARILTFAGRPRRTFGDLVRSLLDPTFHLLAWTSIAAVAMPLLEYVVLRPRQWLPLNAAGAALVVGSGVLAYVANRTLGAAFSPYVDAAAADKRIVTAGIYGRIRHPLYTAGFMLTAGAALMLCCVVSWFFTLLCWAAVVVRTLREEHLLKRNMDGYVDYMRRTKRYIPGII from the coding sequence ATGTGGCTCGCGCTGACATATATCGCCGCTGTCGTCGTCGCCCGGATTTTGACTTTCGCCGGCAGGCCGCGGCGCACGTTCGGCGACCTGGTGCGGTCGCTCCTCGACCCGACGTTTCACTTGCTGGCCTGGACGTCGATCGCCGCCGTCGCGATGCCGCTGTTGGAATACGTCGTGCTGAGGCCGCGGCAATGGCTGCCGTTGAACGCGGCGGGGGCGGCGCTGGTCGTCGGCTCCGGGGTTTTGGCGTACGTCGCCAATCGGACGCTGGGCGCGGCGTTTTCGCCTTACGTGGACGCGGCGGCCGCGGACAAGAGGATAGTAACCGCCGGCATATACGGCCGCATCCGGCACCCGCTCTACACCGCCGGTTTTATGTTGACGGCCGGCGCGGCACTTATGTTATGTTGCGTAGTTTCGTGGTTCTTCACGCTGCTCTGTTGGGCCGCGGTCGTCGTACGGACGCTGCGCGAGGAGCATCTGCTCAAACGCAATATGGACGGGTACGTCGACTACATGCGGCGGACGAAACGCTACATACCGGGCATAATCTGA